A single genomic interval of Rhodopseudomonas palustris harbors:
- a CDS encoding amidase: MAADQALVKETACAVVGKLKSGEVTPIEVLDVLEERIAEVDGAVNALPTLCFDRARGHAAELMKKPPAERGLLAGLPVPIKDLTAVAGVLTTQGSPIYKDNVPARSDLMVEHLEANGGVVYAKSNTPEFGAGANTFNEVFGATRNPWDLSRSAAGSSGGAAAALASGTAWLAHGSDMGGSLRNPASFCGIVGLRPSFGRVAHTPAAKIDRNLGVQGPMARNVDDVALLLDAMSGEYAADPLSIPSPATSFLAAARSRQKPLRVAYSPDLGITPVDPEVAAVTRKAAERFAEAGVIVEQAQPDLSEAHECFQALRAFDFAISKADLLRTKRDLLKPEVIWNIEQGLKLSVDDLAKAEAQRVAMTARTIEFFKTYDLLLCPATITAPFPVEQRYLAECNGHTFGNYVEWLGIVYAITLVCCPALSLPCGFTATGLPIGLQMVARPRNEAGLLAGAALLEDILGLKSTTPIDPRPAPASL, encoded by the coding sequence GTGGCGGCAGATCAGGCGCTGGTAAAGGAAACCGCTTGTGCAGTGGTGGGCAAGCTCAAGTCCGGCGAGGTGACGCCGATCGAGGTGCTCGACGTGCTCGAAGAGCGGATTGCCGAAGTCGACGGCGCCGTCAATGCTCTCCCCACTCTATGCTTCGACCGTGCCCGCGGCCACGCCGCAGAGCTGATGAAGAAACCGCCAGCCGAGCGCGGCCTTCTGGCCGGTCTGCCGGTGCCGATCAAGGATCTCACCGCGGTCGCAGGCGTGCTCACCACCCAGGGCTCGCCGATCTACAAGGACAATGTCCCGGCGCGCTCCGACCTGATGGTCGAGCATCTCGAAGCCAATGGCGGCGTGGTGTACGCCAAGTCGAACACGCCGGAATTCGGCGCCGGCGCCAATACGTTCAACGAAGTGTTCGGCGCGACCCGCAACCCGTGGGACCTGTCGCGCTCGGCGGCGGGCTCGTCCGGCGGCGCCGCGGCGGCGCTTGCATCGGGCACCGCATGGCTGGCCCACGGCTCGGACATGGGCGGCTCGCTGCGCAATCCGGCGAGCTTCTGCGGCATCGTCGGTCTCCGTCCCAGCTTCGGCCGGGTCGCGCATACGCCGGCGGCGAAGATCGACCGCAATCTCGGCGTTCAGGGCCCGATGGCCCGCAATGTCGATGACGTCGCGCTGCTGCTCGACGCGATGAGCGGCGAATACGCCGCCGACCCGCTGTCGATCCCCTCGCCTGCCACCTCGTTCCTCGCGGCGGCGCGGTCGCGGCAGAAGCCGCTGCGCGTGGCCTATTCGCCCGATCTCGGCATCACTCCGGTCGATCCGGAAGTCGCCGCCGTCACCCGCAAGGCGGCCGAACGCTTCGCCGAGGCCGGCGTGATCGTCGAACAGGCGCAGCCGGATCTGTCCGAAGCGCATGAATGTTTCCAGGCGCTCCGCGCGTTCGACTTCGCGATCAGCAAGGCCGACCTGCTGCGCACCAAGCGCGATCTGCTCAAGCCCGAAGTGATCTGGAATATCGAACAGGGCCTGAAGCTCAGCGTCGACGATCTCGCCAAGGCCGAAGCGCAGCGGGTGGCGATGACGGCGCGCACGATCGAGTTCTTTAAGACCTACGATCTGCTGCTGTGCCCGGCGACGATCACCGCGCCGTTCCCGGTCGAGCAGCGCTACCTGGCCGAATGCAACGGCCACACCTTCGGCAACTATGTCGAATGGCTCGGCATCGTCTACGCGATCACGCTGGTATGCTGCCCTGCCCTGTCGCTGCCTTGCGGCTTCACCGCAACCGGCCTGCCGATCGGCCTGCAGATGGTGGCACGGCCGCGCAACGAAGCCGGCCTGCTCGCCGGCGCCGCGCTGCTCGAGGATATCCTCGGCCTCAAGAGCACGACCCCGATCGACCCGCGCCCGGCGCCTGCCAGCCTGTAG
- a CDS encoding ATP-binding cassette domain-containing protein encodes MDAVSSNFAPTLEVRGLTKRFGGLTAVKNLSFDLRAGEIFGLIGPNGSGKSTAMKSIMGIERPTAGEVVFQGENVAGLPAHKIARKGFGMVFQHSRPLNRQTVLENIMVALLPDSLLALFHDRALVERAEAIAERVGLGAVMRRKPPTLPFADLRRLELAKAIARDPKVVLVDEPFAGLTLAEVGTFSELIAGFRDEGRAVLLVDHNVKSVAALVDRVLAMYLGEEICTGAAGEVMKNETVRRVYLGGAIETSARPETSFHDKVPLLQVENVNVFYGKAQALENVSIHVHESEFVSVVGLNGAGKTTLFNTISGLLPYTGAIKRGGEALRGTSAAKIARDGIVQCPESRELFGEMTVRENLDLGGYHLADDVRDKQIEWLFDLFPILRERHGQLAQTLSGGEQQMLAIGRALMMQPKILILDEPTLGLAPVILEQLSKALEKLRQTSSITVLLGEQNVTFALPHADRVYVLEHARIVWEGDPARFAAEAGEGYL; translated from the coding sequence ATGGACGCAGTCTCCAGCAACTTCGCTCCCACACTCGAAGTCCGCGGCCTCACCAAGCGGTTCGGCGGACTCACTGCGGTGAAGAACCTGTCGTTCGACCTGCGCGCCGGCGAGATCTTCGGGCTGATCGGGCCGAACGGCTCCGGCAAGTCCACCGCGATGAAATCGATCATGGGAATCGAACGCCCGACCGCCGGCGAAGTCGTGTTCCAGGGCGAGAACGTCGCCGGCCTGCCGGCGCACAAGATCGCCCGCAAGGGCTTCGGCATGGTGTTTCAGCATTCGCGGCCGCTGAACCGGCAGACCGTGCTGGAAAACATCATGGTGGCGCTGCTGCCCGATAGCCTGCTGGCGCTGTTTCACGATCGCGCACTGGTCGAGCGCGCCGAGGCGATCGCAGAACGGGTCGGCCTTGGCGCGGTGATGCGGCGGAAGCCGCCGACCTTGCCATTCGCCGACCTGCGCCGCCTCGAATTGGCGAAAGCGATCGCGCGCGATCCCAAGGTGGTGCTGGTCGACGAACCGTTCGCCGGGTTGACGCTGGCGGAGGTCGGCACCTTCTCCGAACTGATCGCCGGCTTCCGCGATGAAGGCCGCGCGGTGCTGCTGGTCGACCACAACGTCAAGAGTGTCGCTGCGCTGGTCGACCGCGTGCTGGCGATGTATCTCGGCGAAGAGATCTGCACCGGCGCCGCCGGCGAAGTGATGAAAAACGAGACGGTGCGGCGGGTGTATCTCGGCGGCGCGATCGAAACCTCGGCGCGGCCGGAGACCAGCTTCCACGACAAGGTGCCGCTGCTGCAGGTCGAGAACGTCAACGTGTTCTACGGCAAAGCGCAGGCGCTGGAGAACGTCTCGATCCACGTCCACGAGAGCGAGTTCGTTTCGGTGGTCGGGCTCAACGGCGCCGGCAAAACCACGCTGTTCAATACCATCTCTGGGCTCCTCCCCTACACCGGCGCGATCAAGCGCGGCGGCGAAGCGCTGCGCGGCACCTCGGCGGCGAAGATCGCGCGCGACGGCATCGTGCAATGTCCGGAGTCGCGCGAGCTGTTCGGCGAGATGACGGTGCGTGAGAATCTCGATCTCGGCGGCTACCACCTCGCCGACGACGTCCGCGACAAGCAGATCGAATGGTTGTTCGATCTGTTCCCGATCCTGCGGGAACGACATGGTCAGCTTGCACAGACCCTGTCCGGCGGCGAGCAACAGATGCTGGCGATCGGCCGCGCCCTGATGATGCAGCCGAAGATTCTGATCCTGGACGAGCCGACCCTCGGTCTTGCGCCGGTGATCCTGGAGCAGTTGTCGAAGGCGCTGGAGAAGCTGCGCCAGACCTCGTCGATCACCGTGCTGCTGGGCGAGCAGAACGTCACTTTCGCGCTGCCGCATGCGGACCGTGTCTATGTGCTGGAGCACGCCCGCATCGTGTGGGAGGGCGATCCGGCGCGCTTTGCCGCCGAGGCCGGAGAGGGCTATCTGTAG
- a CDS encoding SbmA/BacA-like family transporter, with amino-acid sequence MGLFSHNDSNGHNLTGFWLMSRRFWLSGKPRVTGLIVVLIGVVLAQLLVQFYLNLWNRHFFDALERRDAGALWTQTGIFVMLAATSVLVAATSVWGRMTGQRKWRESMTCEILARWSRKDHNVPIDGTDHGAENPEYRLAEDVRIATDSPVDLILAFLSSVLTALTFFSVLWSVGGSIDVTVFGHRAEIPGYLVVGVIGYSTLMTALMLWFGRRMTSISERRNQNEAEFRAAAEVMRGGRPASEADEKAWMIKLAERLKAVLRSWRELCWQLVDMTLVSHSNFLFAPVAAYFLCFPKYLAGAMTLGEVTQSAAAFVTVQGAVNWLVDNYQRLADWRSSANRVAALLAAIDAMPDRNPVTPAEPSRELASP; translated from the coding sequence ATGGGACTCTTCTCACATAACGACTCGAACGGCCACAACCTGACCGGGTTCTGGCTGATGTCCCGCAGATTTTGGCTGAGCGGCAAGCCACGCGTCACGGGCCTGATCGTGGTGCTGATCGGCGTGGTGCTCGCACAACTGCTGGTTCAGTTTTATCTCAATTTGTGGAATCGGCATTTCTTCGATGCGCTCGAGCGGCGGGACGCCGGCGCGCTGTGGACGCAAACCGGCATATTCGTGATGCTCGCCGCCACCAGCGTGCTGGTCGCTGCGACCTCGGTGTGGGGGCGCATGACCGGGCAGCGCAAATGGCGCGAGTCCATGACATGTGAAATCCTCGCGCGCTGGTCGCGAAAGGACCACAACGTCCCAATCGATGGTACAGATCACGGTGCCGAGAACCCGGAATATCGCCTCGCCGAGGACGTGCGGATCGCCACCGACTCGCCGGTCGATCTGATCCTGGCGTTCCTGTCCTCGGTGCTGACGGCGTTGACCTTCTTCAGCGTGCTGTGGAGCGTCGGCGGCAGCATCGACGTCACCGTGTTCGGCCATCGCGCTGAGATCCCGGGCTATCTGGTGGTCGGCGTGATCGGATACTCCACCCTGATGACCGCGCTGATGCTGTGGTTCGGCCGGCGCATGACCAGCATCAGCGAGCGGCGCAACCAGAACGAGGCGGAATTCCGGGCTGCGGCCGAAGTGATGCGCGGCGGTCGCCCCGCCAGCGAAGCCGATGAGAAAGCCTGGATGATCAAGCTGGCGGAGCGGTTGAAGGCGGTGCTGCGCTCGTGGCGCGAGCTGTGCTGGCAGCTCGTCGACATGACGCTGGTGTCGCACAGCAACTTCCTGTTCGCGCCGGTCGCCGCGTATTTCCTGTGCTTCCCGAAATATCTCGCCGGTGCGATGACGCTCGGCGAAGTGACGCAGAGCGCGGCGGCGTTCGTCACCGTGCAGGGCGCGGTGAACTGGCTGGTCGACAATTATCAGCGGCTGGCGGACTGGCGCTCGTCTGCCAACCGCGTCGCGGCCCTTCTGGCCGCGATCGATGCGATGCCGGACCGCAATCCGGTAACGCCAGCCGAGCCTTCGCGCGAGCTGGCGTCGCCGTAG
- a CDS encoding ABC transporter substrate-binding protein, with the protein MRAVVAATAIGFGASSVLAADPIKIGVIAEAQAIAGASIPQAAQLAAEEINAKGGIDGRKIEIVSYDNHSSSADSVRAFQRAVNEDKVNAVIASYISEVVLALMPWASRLKTPFVTPGAASNEITKAINKDYEKNKYTFHGYLTSGELAQSVCDAAKDLLVDARQMKSAVIMSEDAAWTKPLDVGYQECLPKVGLKVLDHIRFSPDTTDFTPIFNKIEGSKPDVIITGISHVGVQPTVQWKNQQVPIPMFGIASQATNETFGKDTNNASDGVLYQGVSGPGVAVTSKSVPFAENFKKKYGNYPSYAGYTAYDEVYYIAEAVKRAGSTDGEKLVEALEKTDYEGTIGRVQFYGKDEPFTHGLKYGKGLLTGLMLQWQDGKQVAVWPPEVAKAKIKFPAFIKAAAN; encoded by the coding sequence ATGCGCGCTGTGGTCGCCGCGACTGCGATCGGATTCGGTGCTTCGTCGGTGCTCGCCGCCGACCCGATCAAGATCGGCGTGATCGCCGAAGCGCAGGCGATCGCTGGCGCTTCCATTCCGCAGGCTGCGCAGCTCGCCGCTGAAGAAATCAACGCGAAGGGCGGCATCGACGGCCGCAAGATCGAGATCGTCAGCTACGACAACCACTCCTCGTCGGCCGATTCCGTACGCGCTTTCCAGCGCGCCGTGAATGAAGACAAGGTCAACGCGGTGATCGCCAGCTACATCTCGGAAGTTGTGCTGGCGCTGATGCCGTGGGCCTCGCGGCTGAAAACGCCGTTCGTGACACCCGGCGCGGCGTCCAACGAGATCACCAAGGCGATCAACAAGGACTACGAGAAGAACAAATACACCTTCCACGGCTATCTCACCTCCGGCGAGCTTGCCCAGTCGGTGTGCGATGCAGCGAAGGACCTGTTGGTCGACGCCCGCCAGATGAAGAGCGCGGTGATCATGAGCGAGGACGCGGCCTGGACCAAGCCGCTCGACGTCGGCTACCAGGAGTGCCTGCCGAAGGTTGGGCTGAAGGTGCTCGACCACATCCGGTTCTCGCCCGACACCACTGATTTCACGCCGATCTTCAATAAGATCGAGGGCTCGAAGCCGGACGTGATCATCACCGGCATCTCGCATGTCGGCGTGCAGCCGACGGTGCAGTGGAAGAACCAGCAGGTGCCGATCCCGATGTTCGGCATCGCCTCCCAGGCGACCAACGAGACCTTCGGCAAGGACACCAACAACGCCTCCGACGGCGTGCTGTACCAGGGCGTGTCGGGCCCCGGCGTCGCGGTAACGTCGAAGTCGGTGCCGTTCGCCGAGAATTTCAAGAAGAAATACGGCAACTATCCGTCCTATGCCGGCTACACCGCCTATGACGAGGTCTATTACATCGCCGAGGCGGTGAAGCGCGCCGGCTCCACCGACGGCGAGAAGCTGGTCGAAGCGCTGGAAAAGACCGACTACGAAGGCACCATCGGCCGCGTCCAGTTCTACGGCAAGGACGAGCCGTTCACCCACGGCCTGAAATACGGCAAGGGCCTGCTCACCGGTCTGATGCTGCAATGGCAGGACGGCAAGCAGGTCGCGGTGTGGCCGCCGGAAGTGGCCAAAGCCAAGATCAAGTTCCCGGCCTTCATCAAGGCCGCCGCGAACTGA
- a CDS encoding branched-chain amino acid ABC transporter permease, which yields MGFFTSRLFWIALLVVAVAATLPLYVSGYILGLLTVAFYFGVFAMSWDLLFGFAGEVNFGPTFLIGTGAYTAGIVNNLYGVSPYFCIFIGAMAAVVAGFVLALPALRVRGPYFGLTTLVAVLMLQNFIVVFADLTGGEIGLTIPDVITINAGANYWIALGFMTVSGAILYGLSQSPIGLVLQASGQDPVQAGALGFNIVKHKLFAFVVSAFFSGLSGALLVFYFGTASVGTVVDVAVGVNVIVAAVLGGRRTVIGAALGAVFLIVAGEFLRPTGELATFIVSAIALLVVLFFPGGFLGAAMSREART from the coding sequence ATGGGGTTCTTCACGTCACGATTGTTCTGGATCGCCCTGCTAGTGGTCGCTGTCGCCGCGACGCTGCCGCTCTATGTCTCCGGCTACATCCTCGGGCTGCTGACGGTGGCTTTCTACTTCGGCGTTTTCGCGATGTCCTGGGATCTGCTGTTCGGCTTTGCCGGCGAGGTGAATTTCGGCCCGACCTTCCTGATCGGCACCGGCGCCTACACCGCAGGCATCGTCAACAATCTCTACGGCGTGTCGCCGTACTTCTGCATTTTCATCGGCGCGATGGCCGCGGTGGTCGCGGGCTTCGTCCTGGCGCTTCCGGCGCTGCGGGTGCGCGGGCCGTATTTCGGCCTGACCACGCTGGTCGCAGTGCTGATGCTGCAGAACTTCATCGTCGTGTTCGCCGACCTCACCGGCGGCGAGATCGGGCTGACCATTCCGGACGTCATCACCATCAACGCCGGTGCCAATTACTGGATCGCGCTCGGCTTCATGACGGTGAGCGGCGCGATCCTGTACGGGCTATCGCAATCGCCGATCGGCCTGGTGCTGCAGGCCTCGGGCCAGGATCCGGTGCAGGCCGGCGCGCTCGGCTTCAACATCGTCAAGCACAAGCTGTTCGCCTTCGTGGTCAGCGCCTTCTTCTCCGGCCTGTCGGGCGCGCTCTTGGTGTTCTACTTCGGCACCGCCTCGGTCGGCACCGTGGTCGATGTCGCGGTCGGCGTGAACGTGATCGTCGCAGCCGTGCTCGGCGGGCGGCGGACCGTGATCGGCGCGGCGCTGGGCGCCGTGTTCCTGATCGTCGCAGGCGAATTCCTGCGCCCGACCGGCGAACTCGCCACCTTCATCGTCTCGGCGATCGCTCTGCTCGTCGTGCTGTTCTTCCCCGGCGGCTTCCTCGGAGCCGCCATGTCGCGTGAGGCCAGGACTTGA
- a CDS encoding branched-chain amino acid ABC transporter permease, translating to MLALQILIDGFAISALYALGATGFTLIFGVSGVLNLSHGAIMVAAAVAAWAASSTFGIGSYAGALIGITTALVIALLTYFAVVQPIQRSRRIANEEKEIFVLTGTLLWGIMIQEAIAYFFTNNAKTVLPIVTGVVEILGVRTPRNEIFTALVCCLVIALLWLLVNRTKIGKAVLAASMNPRGVTLLGLKLTNIYVVVWIIYGVLAGIAGVLLGMFLGVSSYSVGPLTASAFSIVVLGGLGSVSGSLIAAFVVGYLETFTAYMISPAYRSIPALLLLVTVMYLRPQGLLGRR from the coding sequence ATGCTCGCCCTGCAAATCCTGATCGACGGCTTCGCCATCAGCGCGCTGTATGCGCTGGGCGCGACCGGGTTCACGTTGATCTTCGGCGTCTCCGGCGTGCTCAACCTGTCACACGGCGCCATCATGGTCGCCGCCGCGGTCGCGGCCTGGGCGGCATCGAGCACGTTCGGCATCGGCAGCTACGCCGGCGCGCTGATCGGCATCACCACCGCCCTGGTGATCGCATTGCTGACCTATTTCGCGGTGGTGCAGCCGATCCAGCGGTCACGGCGGATCGCCAATGAGGAGAAGGAGATCTTCGTCCTCACCGGCACCCTGCTCTGGGGCATCATGATCCAGGAGGCGATCGCTTACTTTTTCACCAACAACGCCAAGACGGTGTTGCCGATCGTCACCGGCGTGGTCGAGATTCTCGGCGTTCGTACCCCGCGCAACGAGATCTTCACCGCGCTGGTGTGCTGCCTGGTGATCGCGCTGCTGTGGCTGCTGGTCAACCGCACCAAGATCGGCAAGGCGGTGCTGGCAGCCTCGATGAACCCGCGCGGCGTCACCCTGCTTGGGCTCAAACTCACCAACATCTACGTCGTCGTCTGGATCATCTACGGCGTGCTCGCCGGTATCGCCGGGGTGCTGCTCGGCATGTTCCTGGGTGTGTCGTCCTACAGCGTCGGTCCGCTGACCGCGAGCGCATTCTCGATCGTGGTGCTCGGCGGGCTCGGCAGCGTCTCCGGCTCGCTGATCGCCGCCTTCGTGGTCGGCTATCTGGAGACCTTCACCGCTTACATGATCTCGCCGGCCTATCGATCGATCCCGGCGCTGCTGCTGTTGGTCACGGTGATGTATCTGCGGCCTCAGGGCCTGCTCGGGAGGCGCTGA
- a CDS encoding GH1 family beta-glucosidase: MASSLTPPASEPVAGLPVLSHIRKDFIWGVSTASFQIEGAANEDGRGQSIWDVYCRSGYVANNDTGDVACDHYHRYQEDVALMKTLGIQAYRFSIAWPRIFPQGTGAINEPGLAFYDRLIDALEAAGIEPWICLYHWDLPQALEERGGWMNRDIVGWFADYARVIGERYGKRVKRFATFNEPGIFSLFSRSFGARDRSADEKLHRWIHHVNLAHGAAVDVLRETVADAKIGLVTNYQPVYPSSDKPEDVAEAKLISDYWNRAFADPQYRGEYPDLIRDAIKPYIQPGDMERIHRPLDWFGLNHYSPVYINSDPNAIVGLGWGPKPEGIPRSPIDWTIEPDAFRDTLIEISRRYGKPVYVTENGYGSNIEKPDANGEVVDPGRIGFLRDYITALDQAVAAGADVRGYMVWSLLDNFEWESGYSVRFGLIYIDYATLRRIPKASFKWFADVIRHARGTAT; this comes from the coding sequence ATGGCCTCATCGCTCACCCCTCCCGCCTCTGAGCCCGTGGCCGGTTTGCCGGTGTTGTCGCACATCCGCAAAGATTTCATCTGGGGCGTGTCGACCGCGAGCTTCCAGATCGAAGGCGCCGCCAACGAGGACGGCCGCGGCCAGAGCATCTGGGACGTGTACTGCCGCTCCGGCTATGTCGCCAACAACGACACCGGCGATGTCGCCTGCGATCACTATCATCGCTATCAGGAAGACGTCGCGTTGATGAAGACGCTCGGCATTCAGGCGTATCGATTCTCGATCGCCTGGCCGCGGATCTTCCCGCAAGGCACCGGCGCGATCAACGAGCCCGGCCTCGCCTTCTATGATCGCCTGATCGACGCGCTGGAGGCCGCCGGCATCGAGCCGTGGATCTGTCTATATCATTGGGATCTGCCGCAAGCGCTGGAAGAGCGCGGCGGCTGGATGAATCGCGATATCGTCGGCTGGTTCGCCGACTACGCGCGGGTGATCGGCGAGCGTTACGGCAAGCGCGTGAAGCGGTTTGCCACCTTCAATGAGCCCGGCATCTTCAGCCTGTTCAGCCGCTCGTTCGGCGCGCGCGACCGCAGCGCCGACGAGAAGCTGCACCGCTGGATTCACCACGTCAATCTGGCGCACGGCGCCGCCGTCGACGTGCTGCGCGAGACCGTGGCGGATGCGAAGATCGGATTGGTCACCAACTATCAGCCGGTGTACCCATCGAGCGACAAGCCGGAAGACGTCGCCGAGGCCAAGCTGATCAGCGACTACTGGAATCGCGCTTTCGCCGATCCGCAATATCGCGGCGAGTATCCAGACCTGATCCGCGACGCCATCAAGCCGTATATCCAGCCCGGCGACATGGAGCGCATCCACCGGCCGCTCGACTGGTTCGGTCTGAACCATTACAGCCCCGTCTATATCAACTCCGATCCGAACGCGATCGTCGGACTCGGCTGGGGGCCGAAGCCCGAGGGCATTCCGCGCTCGCCGATCGACTGGACGATCGAGCCGGATGCCTTCCGCGATACGCTGATCGAGATCAGCCGCCGCTACGGCAAGCCGGTTTACGTCACCGAGAACGGTTACGGCAGCAATATCGAGAAGCCAGACGCCAACGGCGAAGTGGTCGATCCGGGCCGGATCGGCTTCCTGCGCGACTACATCACCGCCCTCGACCAGGCGGTCGCAGCCGGCGCCGATGTGCGCGGCTACATGGTGTGGTCGCTGCTCGACAATTTCGAGTGGGAGTCCGGCTACAGCGTGCGCTTTGGGCTGATCTACATCGACTATGCGACGCTGCGCCGGATTCCGAAGGCGTCGTTCAAGTGGTTCGCCGACGTGATCCGTCACGCCCGCGGCACAGCCACCTGA
- a CDS encoding SDR family oxidoreductase — MDLHLRGKRVLITGASKGIGAAAAEAFAEEGCHLRLAARNKDALEALAARLRDQHGVGVAVHVADLRSKADLAQLAAQATDIDILINNAGDIPRGTIDAIDDATWRHAWDLKVFGFIDLTRLVYAQMKARGGGVIINDIGAAGERLDAGYICGSAGNAALMAFTRALGSRSLADNIRVVGINPGPVGTDRYLGRMKGRAKAELGDESRYLELQKNLPLGRPAQPREIADLMAYLASDRSGYTTGAIFSVDGGLSAGWPA; from the coding sequence ATGGACCTGCATCTGCGCGGCAAGCGCGTCCTCATCACCGGCGCATCAAAGGGCATCGGCGCCGCCGCGGCCGAAGCTTTCGCCGAGGAAGGCTGTCATCTGCGGCTCGCCGCCCGCAACAAGGATGCGCTGGAAGCCCTCGCCGCGCGGCTGCGCGACCAACACGGCGTCGGCGTCGCGGTCCACGTCGCGGACCTGCGCAGCAAAGCAGACCTGGCGCAGCTCGCCGCCCAGGCAACGGACATCGATATCCTGATCAACAATGCTGGCGATATTCCGCGCGGCACCATCGATGCGATCGACGACGCCACTTGGCGCCATGCGTGGGATCTGAAAGTGTTCGGCTTCATCGATCTCACCCGGCTGGTCTACGCGCAGATGAAGGCGCGCGGCGGCGGCGTCATCATCAACGACATCGGCGCGGCCGGCGAACGGCTCGACGCCGGTTATATCTGCGGCTCCGCCGGCAACGCTGCGCTGATGGCGTTCACCCGGGCGCTCGGCAGCCGCAGCCTCGCCGATAACATCCGCGTCGTCGGCATCAATCCCGGCCCGGTCGGCACCGATCGCTATCTCGGACGGATGAAGGGCCGCGCCAAAGCAGAGCTCGGCGACGAGAGCCGCTACCTCGAGCTGCAGAAAAACCTTCCGCTCGGCCGCCCCGCGCAGCCGCGCGAGATCGCCGACCTGATGGCCTATCTGGCCTCCGACCGGTCCGGCTACACCACCGGCGCGATTTTCTCGGTCGACGGCGGACTCAGCGCCGGCTGGCCGGCCTGA
- a CDS encoding tartrate dehydrogenase — translation MPEGLRVLEAAAKKHLVKLVFDHFDFASYDYYEKHGQMMPDDWKEKIGGHDAIFFGAVGWPAKIPDHISLWGSLIKFRREFDQYVNLRPVRLMPGVPSPLAGRKPGDIDFWVVRENTEGEYSSVGGRMFPDTEREFVTQQSVMTRVGVDRILKFAFELAQSRPKRHLTSATKSNGISITMPYWDERVEAVAKSYPEVKWDKYHIDILTAHFVLHPDWFDVVVGSNLFGDILSDLGPACTGTIGIAPSGNINPEGDFPSVFEPVHGSAPDIAGQGIANPIGMIWSGAMMLEHLGEKQAADSIVKAIERTLEERTLRTRDLGGQADTSACGKGVAEMVE, via the coding sequence ATGCCGGAAGGATTGCGCGTGCTTGAAGCGGCCGCGAAGAAGCATCTGGTCAAACTGGTGTTCGACCATTTCGATTTCGCCAGCTACGACTATTACGAGAAGCACGGCCAGATGATGCCGGACGACTGGAAGGAGAAGATCGGCGGTCACGATGCGATCTTCTTCGGCGCGGTCGGTTGGCCGGCCAAGATCCCGGATCACATTTCGCTGTGGGGTTCGCTGATCAAGTTCCGCCGCGAGTTTGATCAGTACGTCAACCTGCGCCCCGTGCGGCTGATGCCCGGGGTGCCGTCGCCGCTCGCCGGACGCAAGCCGGGAGACATCGATTTCTGGGTGGTGCGCGAGAACACCGAGGGCGAATACTCCTCGGTCGGCGGCCGGATGTTCCCCGACACCGAGCGTGAGTTCGTCACCCAGCAGTCGGTGATGACCCGGGTCGGTGTCGACCGCATTCTGAAGTTCGCGTTCGAACTGGCGCAGTCGCGGCCGAAGCGGCATCTCACCTCGGCGACCAAGTCGAACGGCATCTCGATCACCATGCCGTATTGGGACGAGCGCGTCGAAGCGGTGGCGAAGAGCTACCCGGAAGTGAAGTGGGACAAGTACCACATCGACATCCTCACGGCGCACTTCGTGCTGCATCCGGACTGGTTCGACGTGGTGGTCGGCTCTAATTTGTTCGGCGACATCCTGTCCGACCTTGGTCCGGCCTGCACCGGCACCATCGGCATCGCGCCGTCGGGCAACATCAATCCGGAGGGCGACTTCCCGAGCGTGTTCGAGCCGGTGCACGGCTCGGCTCCGGACATCGCCGGACAGGGCATCGCCAATCCGATCGGAATGATCTGGTCGGGCGCGATGATGCTGGAGCACCTCGGCGAGAAGCAGGCGGCGGATTCGATCGTGAAGGCGATCGAACGCACCTTGGAGGAGCGCACGCTCCGCACCCGCGATCTCGGTGGTCAGGCCGACACCTCGGCCTGCGGCAAGGGCGTGGCCGAGATGGTGGAGTAA